In one Juglans regia cultivar Chandler chromosome 11, Walnut 2.0, whole genome shotgun sequence genomic region, the following are encoded:
- the LOC108987670 gene encoding carboxymethylenebutenolidase homolog isoform X3, whose translation MGLASTGAPWFRASMSSGTFSLLSPRSPLSVPISPSRNVCLSSALLSRINNSYTWRRKFFSATLDCKASVYVQRRCTQNFRRSVTENRVRKVSCSLLKVEDGINDEACELVSGVELSLGEGADNIQAYLFKAVKNNNGTGILLLSDVFGFEDSSTREFAYRIACNGYNVLVPDLFRGDPWGRDRPKAMFEEWIGGQDPQRVAKDIESSTKWMVDEFVAAGISKKLGIIGFCFGGGRVIEVLARDRGACFGIGVSFYGTRMDPSIASKISVPVLFISGDDDPLCPVNVLRDMEKSIGSGAKVVLFGERGHGFAHRPASPEEDGDAEQAFTTMRNFLYDGLVVNKN comes from the exons ATGGGTTTAGCTTCAACGGGAGCCCCTTGGTTTCGTGCTTCAATGAGCTCCGGCACCTTCAGTCTTTTGTCTCCTAGAAGCCCACTCTCAGTACCAATATCACCCTCTCGCAACGTCTGCTTATCCTCTGCTCTCCTCTCT cGTATCAATAACTCATATACGTGGAGAAGgaagtttttt TCTGCAACTCTTGACTGTAAAGCTTCAGTTTATGTTCAGAGAAGATGCACTCAAAATTTTAGAAGATCAGTTACAGAGAATAGAGTAAGAAAGGTATCATGTAGCCTATTGAAAGTTGAAGATGGCATTAACGATGAGGCATGCGAGTTAGTCAGTGGAGTGGAACTTTCACTTGGGGAGGGTGCTGATAACATCCAAGCGTATCTCTTCAAGgcagttaaaaataataatggaactGGCATACTGCTCTTGtctgatgtttttgggtttgaaGATTCTTCCACAAGAGAGTTTGCATATCGTATTGCTTGTAATGGTTACAA TGTTCTAGTTCCAGACTTATTTCGTGGAGATCCATGGGGAAGGGACAGGCCAAAGGCTATGTTTGAAGAATGGATTGGTGGACAAGATCCCCAGAGGGTGGCCAAAGACATTgaatcatcaacaaaatggatGGTGGATGAATTTGTTGCTGCAGGAATCTCAAAGAAGCTTGGCATAATTGGTTTTTGCTTTGGAGGAGGGCGCGTGATAGAGGTGCTGGCCAGAGACAGGGGCGCATGTTTTGGCATTGGGGTCTCTTTTTATGGTACCAGGATGGACCCATCTATAGCTTCTAAGATAAGTGTTCCTGTACTGTTTATTTCTGGGGACGATGATCCACTTTGTCCTGTCAATGTCTTGAGGGATATGGAGAAGAGCATAGGTAGCGGAGCCAAGGTAGTGCTTTTCGGGGAAAGAGGACATGGGTTTGCACACAGGCCTGCATCTCCTGAAGAAGATGGAGATGCAGAACAGGCTTTCACGACGATGAGAAACTTTCTGTACGATGGCTTGGTTGTAAACAAAAACTAA
- the LOC108987670 gene encoding carboxymethylenebutenolidase homolog isoform X4, translated as MGLASTGAPWFRASMSSGTFSLLSPRSPLSVPISPSRNVCLSSALLSCNCLSCAYWKKSATLDCKASVYVQRRCTQNFRRSVTENRVRKVSCSLLKVEDGINDEACELVSGVELSLGEGADNIQAYLFKAVKNNNGTGILLLSDVFGFEDSSTREFAYRIACNGYNVLVPDLFRGDPWGRDRPKAMFEEWIGGQDPQRVAKDIESSTKWMVDEFVAAGISKKLGIIGFCFGGGRVIEVLARDRGACFGIGVSFYGTRMDPSIASKISVPVLFISGDDDPLCPVNVLRDMEKSIGSGAKVVLFGERGHGFAHRPASPEEDGDAEQAFTTMRNFLYDGLVVNKN; from the exons ATGGGTTTAGCTTCAACGGGAGCCCCTTGGTTTCGTGCTTCAATGAGCTCCGGCACCTTCAGTCTTTTGTCTCCTAGAAGCCCACTCTCAGTACCAATATCACCCTCTCGCAACGTCTGCTTATCCTCTGCTCTCCTCTCT TGCAACTGTTTATCTTGTGCATATTGGAAGAAGTCTGCAACTCTTGACTGTAAAGCTTCAGTTTATGTTCAGAGAAGATGCACTCAAAATTTTAGAAGATCAGTTACAGAGAATAGAGTAAGAAAGGTATCATGTAGCCTATTGAAAGTTGAAGATGGCATTAACGATGAGGCATGCGAGTTAGTCAGTGGAGTGGAACTTTCACTTGGGGAGGGTGCTGATAACATCCAAGCGTATCTCTTCAAGgcagttaaaaataataatggaactGGCATACTGCTCTTGtctgatgtttttgggtttgaaGATTCTTCCACAAGAGAGTTTGCATATCGTATTGCTTGTAATGGTTACAA TGTTCTAGTTCCAGACTTATTTCGTGGAGATCCATGGGGAAGGGACAGGCCAAAGGCTATGTTTGAAGAATGGATTGGTGGACAAGATCCCCAGAGGGTGGCCAAAGACATTgaatcatcaacaaaatggatGGTGGATGAATTTGTTGCTGCAGGAATCTCAAAGAAGCTTGGCATAATTGGTTTTTGCTTTGGAGGAGGGCGCGTGATAGAGGTGCTGGCCAGAGACAGGGGCGCATGTTTTGGCATTGGGGTCTCTTTTTATGGTACCAGGATGGACCCATCTATAGCTTCTAAGATAAGTGTTCCTGTACTGTTTATTTCTGGGGACGATGATCCACTTTGTCCTGTCAATGTCTTGAGGGATATGGAGAAGAGCATAGGTAGCGGAGCCAAGGTAGTGCTTTTCGGGGAAAGAGGACATGGGTTTGCACACAGGCCTGCATCTCCTGAAGAAGATGGAGATGCAGAACAGGCTTTCACGACGATGAGAAACTTTCTGTACGATGGCTTGGTTGTAAACAAAAACTAA
- the LOC108987670 gene encoding carboxymethylenebutenolidase homolog isoform X5, which yields MGLASTGAPWFRASMSSGTFSLLSPRSPLSVPISPSRNVCLSSALLSKSATLDCKASVYVQRRCTQNFRRSVTENRVRKVSCSLLKVEDGINDEACELVSGVELSLGEGADNIQAYLFKAVKNNNGTGILLLSDVFGFEDSSTREFAYRIACNGYNVLVPDLFRGDPWGRDRPKAMFEEWIGGQDPQRVAKDIESSTKWMVDEFVAAGISKKLGIIGFCFGGGRVIEVLARDRGACFGIGVSFYGTRMDPSIASKISVPVLFISGDDDPLCPVNVLRDMEKSIGSGAKVVLFGERGHGFAHRPASPEEDGDAEQAFTTMRNFLYDGLVVNKN from the exons ATGGGTTTAGCTTCAACGGGAGCCCCTTGGTTTCGTGCTTCAATGAGCTCCGGCACCTTCAGTCTTTTGTCTCCTAGAAGCCCACTCTCAGTACCAATATCACCCTCTCGCAACGTCTGCTTATCCTCTGCTCTCCTCTCT AAGTCTGCAACTCTTGACTGTAAAGCTTCAGTTTATGTTCAGAGAAGATGCACTCAAAATTTTAGAAGATCAGTTACAGAGAATAGAGTAAGAAAGGTATCATGTAGCCTATTGAAAGTTGAAGATGGCATTAACGATGAGGCATGCGAGTTAGTCAGTGGAGTGGAACTTTCACTTGGGGAGGGTGCTGATAACATCCAAGCGTATCTCTTCAAGgcagttaaaaataataatggaactGGCATACTGCTCTTGtctgatgtttttgggtttgaaGATTCTTCCACAAGAGAGTTTGCATATCGTATTGCTTGTAATGGTTACAA TGTTCTAGTTCCAGACTTATTTCGTGGAGATCCATGGGGAAGGGACAGGCCAAAGGCTATGTTTGAAGAATGGATTGGTGGACAAGATCCCCAGAGGGTGGCCAAAGACATTgaatcatcaacaaaatggatGGTGGATGAATTTGTTGCTGCAGGAATCTCAAAGAAGCTTGGCATAATTGGTTTTTGCTTTGGAGGAGGGCGCGTGATAGAGGTGCTGGCCAGAGACAGGGGCGCATGTTTTGGCATTGGGGTCTCTTTTTATGGTACCAGGATGGACCCATCTATAGCTTCTAAGATAAGTGTTCCTGTACTGTTTATTTCTGGGGACGATGATCCACTTTGTCCTGTCAATGTCTTGAGGGATATGGAGAAGAGCATAGGTAGCGGAGCCAAGGTAGTGCTTTTCGGGGAAAGAGGACATGGGTTTGCACACAGGCCTGCATCTCCTGAAGAAGATGGAGATGCAGAACAGGCTTTCACGACGATGAGAAACTTTCTGTACGATGGCTTGGTTGTAAACAAAAACTAA
- the LOC108987670 gene encoding carboxymethylenebutenolidase homolog isoform X6, whose protein sequence is MGLASTGAPWFRASMSSGTFSLLSPRSPLSVPISPSRNVCLSSALLSRINNSYTWRRKFFRRCTQNFRRSVTENRVRKVSCSLLKVEDGINDEACELVSGVELSLGEGADNIQAYLFKAVKNNNGTGILLLSDVFGFEDSSTREFAYRIACNGYNVLVPDLFRGDPWGRDRPKAMFEEWIGGQDPQRVAKDIESSTKWMVDEFVAAGISKKLGIIGFCFGGGRVIEVLARDRGACFGIGVSFYGTRMDPSIASKISVPVLFISGDDDPLCPVNVLRDMEKSIGSGAKVVLFGERGHGFAHRPASPEEDGDAEQAFTTMRNFLYDGLVVNKN, encoded by the exons ATGGGTTTAGCTTCAACGGGAGCCCCTTGGTTTCGTGCTTCAATGAGCTCCGGCACCTTCAGTCTTTTGTCTCCTAGAAGCCCACTCTCAGTACCAATATCACCCTCTCGCAACGTCTGCTTATCCTCTGCTCTCCTCTCT cGTATCAATAACTCATATACGTGGAGAAGgaagtttttt AGAAGATGCACTCAAAATTTTAGAAGATCAGTTACAGAGAATAGAGTAAGAAAGGTATCATGTAGCCTATTGAAAGTTGAAGATGGCATTAACGATGAGGCATGCGAGTTAGTCAGTGGAGTGGAACTTTCACTTGGGGAGGGTGCTGATAACATCCAAGCGTATCTCTTCAAGgcagttaaaaataataatggaactGGCATACTGCTCTTGtctgatgtttttgggtttgaaGATTCTTCCACAAGAGAGTTTGCATATCGTATTGCTTGTAATGGTTACAA TGTTCTAGTTCCAGACTTATTTCGTGGAGATCCATGGGGAAGGGACAGGCCAAAGGCTATGTTTGAAGAATGGATTGGTGGACAAGATCCCCAGAGGGTGGCCAAAGACATTgaatcatcaacaaaatggatGGTGGATGAATTTGTTGCTGCAGGAATCTCAAAGAAGCTTGGCATAATTGGTTTTTGCTTTGGAGGAGGGCGCGTGATAGAGGTGCTGGCCAGAGACAGGGGCGCATGTTTTGGCATTGGGGTCTCTTTTTATGGTACCAGGATGGACCCATCTATAGCTTCTAAGATAAGTGTTCCTGTACTGTTTATTTCTGGGGACGATGATCCACTTTGTCCTGTCAATGTCTTGAGGGATATGGAGAAGAGCATAGGTAGCGGAGCCAAGGTAGTGCTTTTCGGGGAAAGAGGACATGGGTTTGCACACAGGCCTGCATCTCCTGAAGAAGATGGAGATGCAGAACAGGCTTTCACGACGATGAGAAACTTTCTGTACGATGGCTTGGTTGTAAACAAAAACTAA
- the LOC108987670 gene encoding carboxymethylenebutenolidase homolog isoform X7, whose product MGLASTGAPWFRASMSSGTFSLLSPRSPLSVPISPSRNVCLSSALLSSATLDCKASVYVQRRCTQNFRRSVTENRVRKVSCSLLKVEDGINDEACELVSGVELSLGEGADNIQAYLFKAVKNNNGTGILLLSDVFGFEDSSTREFAYRIACNGYNVLVPDLFRGDPWGRDRPKAMFEEWIGGQDPQRVAKDIESSTKWMVDEFVAAGISKKLGIIGFCFGGGRVIEVLARDRGACFGIGVSFYGTRMDPSIASKISVPVLFISGDDDPLCPVNVLRDMEKSIGSGAKVVLFGERGHGFAHRPASPEEDGDAEQAFTTMRNFLYDGLVVNKN is encoded by the exons ATGGGTTTAGCTTCAACGGGAGCCCCTTGGTTTCGTGCTTCAATGAGCTCCGGCACCTTCAGTCTTTTGTCTCCTAGAAGCCCACTCTCAGTACCAATATCACCCTCTCGCAACGTCTGCTTATCCTCTGCTCTCCTCTCT TCTGCAACTCTTGACTGTAAAGCTTCAGTTTATGTTCAGAGAAGATGCACTCAAAATTTTAGAAGATCAGTTACAGAGAATAGAGTAAGAAAGGTATCATGTAGCCTATTGAAAGTTGAAGATGGCATTAACGATGAGGCATGCGAGTTAGTCAGTGGAGTGGAACTTTCACTTGGGGAGGGTGCTGATAACATCCAAGCGTATCTCTTCAAGgcagttaaaaataataatggaactGGCATACTGCTCTTGtctgatgtttttgggtttgaaGATTCTTCCACAAGAGAGTTTGCATATCGTATTGCTTGTAATGGTTACAA TGTTCTAGTTCCAGACTTATTTCGTGGAGATCCATGGGGAAGGGACAGGCCAAAGGCTATGTTTGAAGAATGGATTGGTGGACAAGATCCCCAGAGGGTGGCCAAAGACATTgaatcatcaacaaaatggatGGTGGATGAATTTGTTGCTGCAGGAATCTCAAAGAAGCTTGGCATAATTGGTTTTTGCTTTGGAGGAGGGCGCGTGATAGAGGTGCTGGCCAGAGACAGGGGCGCATGTTTTGGCATTGGGGTCTCTTTTTATGGTACCAGGATGGACCCATCTATAGCTTCTAAGATAAGTGTTCCTGTACTGTTTATTTCTGGGGACGATGATCCACTTTGTCCTGTCAATGTCTTGAGGGATATGGAGAAGAGCATAGGTAGCGGAGCCAAGGTAGTGCTTTTCGGGGAAAGAGGACATGGGTTTGCACACAGGCCTGCATCTCCTGAAGAAGATGGAGATGCAGAACAGGCTTTCACGACGATGAGAAACTTTCTGTACGATGGCTTGGTTGTAAACAAAAACTAA
- the LOC108987670 gene encoding carboxymethylenebutenolidase homolog isoform X8, with translation MGLASTGAPWFRASMSSGTFSLLSPRSPLSVPISPSRNVCLSSALLSRRCTQNFRRSVTENRVRKVSCSLLKVEDGINDEACELVSGVELSLGEGADNIQAYLFKAVKNNNGTGILLLSDVFGFEDSSTREFAYRIACNGYNVLVPDLFRGDPWGRDRPKAMFEEWIGGQDPQRVAKDIESSTKWMVDEFVAAGISKKLGIIGFCFGGGRVIEVLARDRGACFGIGVSFYGTRMDPSIASKISVPVLFISGDDDPLCPVNVLRDMEKSIGSGAKVVLFGERGHGFAHRPASPEEDGDAEQAFTTMRNFLYDGLVVNKN, from the exons ATGGGTTTAGCTTCAACGGGAGCCCCTTGGTTTCGTGCTTCAATGAGCTCCGGCACCTTCAGTCTTTTGTCTCCTAGAAGCCCACTCTCAGTACCAATATCACCCTCTCGCAACGTCTGCTTATCCTCTGCTCTCCTCTCT AGAAGATGCACTCAAAATTTTAGAAGATCAGTTACAGAGAATAGAGTAAGAAAGGTATCATGTAGCCTATTGAAAGTTGAAGATGGCATTAACGATGAGGCATGCGAGTTAGTCAGTGGAGTGGAACTTTCACTTGGGGAGGGTGCTGATAACATCCAAGCGTATCTCTTCAAGgcagttaaaaataataatggaactGGCATACTGCTCTTGtctgatgtttttgggtttgaaGATTCTTCCACAAGAGAGTTTGCATATCGTATTGCTTGTAATGGTTACAA TGTTCTAGTTCCAGACTTATTTCGTGGAGATCCATGGGGAAGGGACAGGCCAAAGGCTATGTTTGAAGAATGGATTGGTGGACAAGATCCCCAGAGGGTGGCCAAAGACATTgaatcatcaacaaaatggatGGTGGATGAATTTGTTGCTGCAGGAATCTCAAAGAAGCTTGGCATAATTGGTTTTTGCTTTGGAGGAGGGCGCGTGATAGAGGTGCTGGCCAGAGACAGGGGCGCATGTTTTGGCATTGGGGTCTCTTTTTATGGTACCAGGATGGACCCATCTATAGCTTCTAAGATAAGTGTTCCTGTACTGTTTATTTCTGGGGACGATGATCCACTTTGTCCTGTCAATGTCTTGAGGGATATGGAGAAGAGCATAGGTAGCGGAGCCAAGGTAGTGCTTTTCGGGGAAAGAGGACATGGGTTTGCACACAGGCCTGCATCTCCTGAAGAAGATGGAGATGCAGAACAGGCTTTCACGACGATGAGAAACTTTCTGTACGATGGCTTGGTTGTAAACAAAAACTAA
- the LOC108987670 gene encoding carboxymethylenebutenolidase homolog isoform X1: protein MGLASTGAPWFRASMSSGTFSLLSPRSPLSVPISPSRNVCLSSALLSRINNSYTWRRKFFCNCLSCAYWKKSATLDCKASVYVQRRCTQNFRRSVTENRVRKVSCSLLKVEDGINDEACELVSGVELSLGEGADNIQAYLFKAVKNNNGTGILLLSDVFGFEDSSTREFAYRIACNGYNVLVPDLFRGDPWGRDRPKAMFEEWIGGQDPQRVAKDIESSTKWMVDEFVAAGISKKLGIIGFCFGGGRVIEVLARDRGACFGIGVSFYGTRMDPSIASKISVPVLFISGDDDPLCPVNVLRDMEKSIGSGAKVVLFGERGHGFAHRPASPEEDGDAEQAFTTMRNFLYDGLVVNKN, encoded by the exons ATGGGTTTAGCTTCAACGGGAGCCCCTTGGTTTCGTGCTTCAATGAGCTCCGGCACCTTCAGTCTTTTGTCTCCTAGAAGCCCACTCTCAGTACCAATATCACCCTCTCGCAACGTCTGCTTATCCTCTGCTCTCCTCTCT cGTATCAATAACTCATATACGTGGAGAAGgaagtttttt TGCAACTGTTTATCTTGTGCATATTGGAAGAAGTCTGCAACTCTTGACTGTAAAGCTTCAGTTTATGTTCAGAGAAGATGCACTCAAAATTTTAGAAGATCAGTTACAGAGAATAGAGTAAGAAAGGTATCATGTAGCCTATTGAAAGTTGAAGATGGCATTAACGATGAGGCATGCGAGTTAGTCAGTGGAGTGGAACTTTCACTTGGGGAGGGTGCTGATAACATCCAAGCGTATCTCTTCAAGgcagttaaaaataataatggaactGGCATACTGCTCTTGtctgatgtttttgggtttgaaGATTCTTCCACAAGAGAGTTTGCATATCGTATTGCTTGTAATGGTTACAA TGTTCTAGTTCCAGACTTATTTCGTGGAGATCCATGGGGAAGGGACAGGCCAAAGGCTATGTTTGAAGAATGGATTGGTGGACAAGATCCCCAGAGGGTGGCCAAAGACATTgaatcatcaacaaaatggatGGTGGATGAATTTGTTGCTGCAGGAATCTCAAAGAAGCTTGGCATAATTGGTTTTTGCTTTGGAGGAGGGCGCGTGATAGAGGTGCTGGCCAGAGACAGGGGCGCATGTTTTGGCATTGGGGTCTCTTTTTATGGTACCAGGATGGACCCATCTATAGCTTCTAAGATAAGTGTTCCTGTACTGTTTATTTCTGGGGACGATGATCCACTTTGTCCTGTCAATGTCTTGAGGGATATGGAGAAGAGCATAGGTAGCGGAGCCAAGGTAGTGCTTTTCGGGGAAAGAGGACATGGGTTTGCACACAGGCCTGCATCTCCTGAAGAAGATGGAGATGCAGAACAGGCTTTCACGACGATGAGAAACTTTCTGTACGATGGCTTGGTTGTAAACAAAAACTAA
- the LOC108987670 gene encoding carboxymethylenebutenolidase homolog isoform X2 — translation MGLASTGAPWFRASMSSGTFSLLSPRSPLSVPISPSRNVCLSSALLSRINNSYTWRRKFFKSATLDCKASVYVQRRCTQNFRRSVTENRVRKVSCSLLKVEDGINDEACELVSGVELSLGEGADNIQAYLFKAVKNNNGTGILLLSDVFGFEDSSTREFAYRIACNGYNVLVPDLFRGDPWGRDRPKAMFEEWIGGQDPQRVAKDIESSTKWMVDEFVAAGISKKLGIIGFCFGGGRVIEVLARDRGACFGIGVSFYGTRMDPSIASKISVPVLFISGDDDPLCPVNVLRDMEKSIGSGAKVVLFGERGHGFAHRPASPEEDGDAEQAFTTMRNFLYDGLVVNKN, via the exons ATGGGTTTAGCTTCAACGGGAGCCCCTTGGTTTCGTGCTTCAATGAGCTCCGGCACCTTCAGTCTTTTGTCTCCTAGAAGCCCACTCTCAGTACCAATATCACCCTCTCGCAACGTCTGCTTATCCTCTGCTCTCCTCTCT cGTATCAATAACTCATATACGTGGAGAAGgaagtttttt AAGTCTGCAACTCTTGACTGTAAAGCTTCAGTTTATGTTCAGAGAAGATGCACTCAAAATTTTAGAAGATCAGTTACAGAGAATAGAGTAAGAAAGGTATCATGTAGCCTATTGAAAGTTGAAGATGGCATTAACGATGAGGCATGCGAGTTAGTCAGTGGAGTGGAACTTTCACTTGGGGAGGGTGCTGATAACATCCAAGCGTATCTCTTCAAGgcagttaaaaataataatggaactGGCATACTGCTCTTGtctgatgtttttgggtttgaaGATTCTTCCACAAGAGAGTTTGCATATCGTATTGCTTGTAATGGTTACAA TGTTCTAGTTCCAGACTTATTTCGTGGAGATCCATGGGGAAGGGACAGGCCAAAGGCTATGTTTGAAGAATGGATTGGTGGACAAGATCCCCAGAGGGTGGCCAAAGACATTgaatcatcaacaaaatggatGGTGGATGAATTTGTTGCTGCAGGAATCTCAAAGAAGCTTGGCATAATTGGTTTTTGCTTTGGAGGAGGGCGCGTGATAGAGGTGCTGGCCAGAGACAGGGGCGCATGTTTTGGCATTGGGGTCTCTTTTTATGGTACCAGGATGGACCCATCTATAGCTTCTAAGATAAGTGTTCCTGTACTGTTTATTTCTGGGGACGATGATCCACTTTGTCCTGTCAATGTCTTGAGGGATATGGAGAAGAGCATAGGTAGCGGAGCCAAGGTAGTGCTTTTCGGGGAAAGAGGACATGGGTTTGCACACAGGCCTGCATCTCCTGAAGAAGATGGAGATGCAGAACAGGCTTTCACGACGATGAGAAACTTTCTGTACGATGGCTTGGTTGTAAACAAAAACTAA
- the LOC108987672 gene encoding uncharacterized protein LOC108987672 isoform X2: MAEKKEIVPPKYDLDAKWDACLDLTVRRFVYSSLAGAFGGLLLFMAFGAGVGIGSAYTDCSRLFDGSPAKVTAPKSAETPAPGSTETPGPKITETPAVQEAGTEN; encoded by the exons atGGCCGAGAAAAAAGAGATTGTGCCTCCCAAATACGACTTGGACGCCAAATGGGACGCCTGTCTCGACCTGACCGTTCGCCGCTTCGTCTACTCCTCCTTGGCCGGCGCCTTTGGTGGCCTCCTCCTCTTCA TGGCTTTTGGTGCTGGGGTGGGCATTGGATCTGCTTACACAGACTGTTCTCGTTTATTTGATGGATCTCCAGCAAAGGTGACAGCTCCTAAGAGCGCAGAGACGCCTGCTCCCGGGAGCACGGAGACTCCTGGTCCTAAGATCACTGAGACTCCCGCAGTTCAG GAGGCCGGGACTGAGAATTGA
- the LOC108987672 gene encoding uncharacterized protein LOC108987672 isoform X1: MAEKKEIVPPKYDLDAKWDACLDLTVRRFVYSSLAGAFGGLLLFRTPVTRWASVAFGAGVGIGSAYTDCSRLFDGSPAKVTAPKSAETPAPGSTETPGPKITETPAVQEAGTEN, from the exons atGGCCGAGAAAAAAGAGATTGTGCCTCCCAAATACGACTTGGACGCCAAATGGGACGCCTGTCTCGACCTGACCGTTCGCCGCTTCGTCTACTCCTCCTTGGCCGGCGCCTTTGGTGGCCTCCTCCTCTTCA GGACTCCTGTTACTCGCTGGGCATCAGTGGCTTTTGGTGCTGGGGTGGGCATTGGATCTGCTTACACAGACTGTTCTCGTTTATTTGATGGATCTCCAGCAAAGGTGACAGCTCCTAAGAGCGCAGAGACGCCTGCTCCCGGGAGCACGGAGACTCCTGGTCCTAAGATCACTGAGACTCCCGCAGTTCAG GAGGCCGGGACTGAGAATTGA